One Aciduliprofundum boonei T469 genomic region harbors:
- a CDS encoding MFS transporter, with protein sequence MRYKELLVPGLFWAAISYNMAVVTFTTGNIIQELNLGNDPQAKLMVGSLVSITLIGWFFGSFIFGYLSDKFGRRSIVVAATPVHILATALMFFATSYWAYFGLRFIAGMGFGIVLPILSTLVSEASDKEIRGRMVVLLDSFWTYGWVFASFVSLLLLPRLGSHWKVYYLIAIFWLFLLALGKYLPESVREKRKKVGVSYIVKQPHTYALWIIWFAMAFSYYGIFVWLPKIFSEDYPLLQSTWFIFLSYLFQIPGYFTSAYLIEKIGRRKVLFTFMLLTALSSYLFITRATLVGAILISFFDLGAWGALYAYTPELYPQRVRGSGAGFANSVGRIGGIIGPLVPGFFATWFEPFIIFTIAMLLASFLSFALPETMKKDINE encoded by the coding sequence ATGCGCTACAAGGAGCTTTTGGTTCCTGGCCTTTTCTGGGCGGCCATATCTTACAATATGGCTGTTGTAACCTTTACCACAGGGAATATAATACAGGAGTTGAATCTGGGTAACGATCCACAGGCAAAATTGATGGTTGGTTCTCTTGTTTCTATAACTCTAATAGGTTGGTTCTTTGGCTCCTTTATATTCGGATACTTATCTGATAAATTTGGAAGAAGGAGCATTGTTGTGGCTGCTACGCCTGTGCACATCCTCGCTACAGCTTTGATGTTCTTTGCCACATCTTACTGGGCTTATTTTGGATTGCGTTTTATTGCAGGAATGGGATTTGGTATTGTGCTTCCAATTCTCAGTACATTAGTAAGTGAAGCATCGGATAAGGAGATAAGAGGTAGAATGGTTGTGCTCCTAGATTCCTTCTGGACCTATGGGTGGGTGTTTGCATCTTTTGTATCCTTGCTCCTCCTTCCCAGGCTTGGATCTCACTGGAAAGTTTACTACCTGATCGCAATATTCTGGCTATTTTTGTTAGCCCTAGGGAAATACCTTCCAGAGTCAGTGAGGGAGAAGAGAAAGAAAGTTGGGGTTTCTTATATCGTAAAGCAACCACATACTTATGCTCTATGGATCATCTGGTTCGCCATGGCGTTTAGTTATTATGGAATATTCGTTTGGCTTCCAAAGATATTCTCTGAGGATTACCCTCTATTGCAATCGACTTGGTTCATTTTCCTATCTTACCTATTTCAGATACCAGGGTACTTCACCTCGGCCTATTTAATTGAAAAAATTGGTCGTAGAAAAGTTCTGTTCACATTTATGCTCTTAACAGCGCTCTCTTCTTACCTATTCATAACGAGAGCCACTCTGGTTGGGGCTATACTGATCTCCTTCTTTGACCTAGGAGCATGGGGTGCCCTTTACGCGTATACTCCAGAATTATATCCTCAAAGGGTCAGAGGCTCAGGCGCTGGATTTGCAAATTCGGTAGGCAGGATAGGCGGTATTATAGGTCCTTTGGTCCCGGGATTCTTTGCAACATGGTTTGAACCTTTTATAATATTCACAATAGCTATGCTTCTTGCCTCATTCCTAAGTTTTGCCTTACCAGAAACGATGAAAAAGGATATAAACGAGTGA